A window from Exiguobacterium marinum DSM 16307 encodes these proteins:
- a CDS encoding sensor histidine kinase produces the protein MWKIWVLILLIIVTLALMILITIRSSITQFIDEQVYETLRDVDYYLGNTNELENYPQNPIEYDRRQQESRSVNQLIFLPNGRIIYGSAPLELTNRMYQEALNQSGQVERYQTTIDGEDVYYIIRQNEYDGTIVYQASYAWDAYRRELVSTLYWRISILIGIISLLSLIPALWMSRQLTKPIVEMERAVEKISNRQWETALPLDRQDELGQLAHSIDAMRKELKEQDLAQQALLQNISHDLKTPIMVIRGYAQSIGDGIYPTGDLKGSAEVIDEEASRLEKKVVDLLYVTKLEYFKGQETKLEPINLDKLMELLVARFKLRGQLDWEINGEGGEMLGDGEQIRVAFENVLDNALRYAESCIRIDLHQDDVGVEITIFNDGPPVDESLDLFHQFSRGKQGKFGLGLFIVQRIVTLHTGEVSLRNTGDGTAVRFYFPRLKPNHLLKSDV, from the coding sequence ATGTGGAAGATTTGGGTGCTCATCTTACTCATTATCGTGACGCTCGCGCTCATGATTTTGATTACGATCCGCTCATCTATCACTCAGTTTATCGATGAACAGGTATATGAGACGTTACGAGACGTGGACTACTATTTAGGCAATACGAACGAGTTAGAGAACTATCCCCAAAACCCGATCGAGTACGACCGGCGGCAACAGGAATCCCGTTCGGTCAACCAATTGATCTTTCTCCCGAACGGACGAATCATCTATGGGTCGGCGCCGCTTGAATTGACGAACCGCATGTACCAGGAAGCGTTGAATCAAAGTGGACAAGTCGAGCGGTATCAGACGACGATTGATGGGGAAGACGTCTATTACATCATTCGTCAAAATGAATATGATGGAACGATTGTGTATCAGGCCTCCTACGCCTGGGATGCCTATCGTCGGGAGCTGGTGTCGACGTTATATTGGCGAATATCGATTCTGATTGGCATCATCAGCCTGTTATCACTTATTCCGGCATTATGGATGTCACGTCAATTGACGAAACCGATTGTGGAGATGGAACGGGCCGTTGAGAAGATTTCAAATCGACAGTGGGAGACGGCTCTCCCGTTAGATCGTCAAGATGAGCTTGGCCAATTGGCCCATTCGATTGATGCCATGCGGAAAGAATTGAAAGAGCAAGACCTGGCACAACAGGCGTTGCTTCAAAACATATCACATGATTTAAAAACGCCAATTATGGTCATTCGTGGTTATGCCCAGTCAATTGGGGACGGCATCTATCCGACGGGGGACTTGAAAGGCTCTGCCGAGGTTATAGATGAGGAAGCATCTCGACTCGAAAAGAAAGTCGTCGATTTGTTATACGTCACGAAACTTGAATATTTCAAAGGGCAGGAGACAAAACTCGAACCAATCAATCTCGATAAGTTGATGGAACTACTTGTCGCGCGCTTTAAGCTAAGAGGTCAGCTCGACTGGGAAATCAATGGTGAAGGCGGCGAGATGCTTGGCGATGGTGAACAGATTCGGGTTGCGTTCGAGAACGTGCTCGACAATGCACTCCGCTATGCGGAATCATGCATCCGGATTGACCTACATCAAGATGATGTCGGTGTGGAAATCACCATCTTTAACGACGGACCACCGGTTGATGAGAGCTTGGATTTGTTCCATCAATTTTCTCGTGGGAAACAAGGGAAGTTCGGGCTAGGTTT
- a CDS encoding response regulator transcription factor gives MYTIYLVDDEANLNKMLVTYLEQEGYNVRSFADGISAQEAIPDQPDLWVLDIMLPDLDGFQLLKQIKAVNANTPTIFISARDEDIDKIIGLEMGSDDYIAKPFLPRELVIRVKKLIDRVYGSKSNEHIEYGEYTIYPDKRLIKHGDEEIDLTSKEFDLLLLFLEYPGSALSREQILEGVWGNDYFGSDRVVDDLVRRVRKKLHRLELETLYGIGYRLVRP, from the coding sequence ATGTATACAATCTACTTAGTCGACGATGAAGCAAACTTAAATAAAATGCTCGTCACGTATTTAGAACAGGAAGGATACAACGTGCGCTCGTTTGCGGACGGGATATCTGCACAAGAAGCGATTCCGGACCAACCGGATTTGTGGGTGCTTGATATCATGTTGCCGGACTTGGACGGGTTCCAATTGTTGAAACAAATCAAAGCTGTCAATGCGAATACGCCGACGATTTTCATCTCGGCGCGCGACGAGGATATCGACAAAATCATCGGACTCGAGATGGGTTCGGATGACTACATCGCCAAACCGTTCCTCCCGAGGGAGCTCGTCATTCGTGTCAAAAAATTGATTGACCGTGTCTACGGTTCGAAATCGAACGAGCATATCGAATACGGAGAATATACAATCTATCCGGATAAACGCCTTATCAAGCACGGAGACGAAGAGATTGATTTGACGTCAAAAGAGTTTGACTTACTTCTTTTATTCTTAGAATATCCCGGTTCGGCCTTGTCACGGGAACAGATTTTAGAAGGGGTTTGGGGGAATGACTATTTCGGGTCGGACCGCGTCGTCGATGACTTGGTGCGCCGTGTCCGGAAGAAATTACATCGTCTCGAGCTCGAAACACTTTACGGTATCGGTTACCGTCTCGTTAGACCATGA
- the copZ gene encoding copper chaperone CopZ encodes MKETTLTVEGMTCNHCKAAVEGALNELNGVESATVSLQEHRVDVIHQDSVSLEAMVEAVEEQGYDVKA; translated from the coding sequence ATGAAAGAAACAACTTTAACAGTAGAAGGAATGACATGTAATCACTGCAAAGCGGCAGTGGAGGGAGCATTGAATGAATTGAACGGTGTCGAATCAGCGACGGTATCGCTCCAAGAGCATCGGGTCGATGTGATTCACCAAGACTCTGTTTCACTTGAAGCGATGGTGGAAGCAGTCGAAGAACAAGGATATGACGTAAAAGCATAA
- a CDS encoding heavy metal translocating P-type ATPase yields MKTVELSIQGMTCAACSARIEKVLNKMDGVEATVNLPLETATIRVDEGITEEELIARIEKIGYGAEPKVEMAPSHDLRPLQRKVIISALLSAPLLLVMLTHIPGLGFQADWLMSPWWQFALATPVQFWIGAQFYQGAYKSLKSGSANMDVLVATGTSAAYFYSIFEMIVHPMNPHLYFETSAVLITLVLLGKWLEGRAKEKTTDALKSLLSLQAKEAILFVDGEERSVAVELVKVGDVLVVRPGEKIPVDGRIIDGETVIDESMLTGESIPAEKTVDAEVVGGTINQSHRILMRAERVGKETMLAQIVRVVEQAQTDKAPIQRQADRISGVFVPVVVAISVVTFVVWAFLLNDIDTAIRASIAVLVIACPCALGLATPTSIMVGTGRAAEQGVLFKGGGQLESLNEANIVVFDKTGTLTNGTPEVVETFGDEAVLKRAVMAERQSTHPLAAAIGREAGDGVVTKVEELAGRGVKAVVDGIELTIGSVRMMEELGYKLPDWSMRAMTPVYVADESGIVAAFGLQDQLKPKSRDVVQALSQTRKVYVLTGDRKEVAYAIADELGIPNRQVIAEVLPVEKADQIEQLKQSGRVAMVGDGMNDAPALAVADVGIAFGSGTDVALEAADVTIVGQDIEGVSRAMNMSRLTMKNIRQNLFWALAYNSLGIPVAAAGLLAPWIAGAAMAFSSVSVVLNALRLKTQGGSS; encoded by the coding sequence ATGAAAACCGTTGAGTTATCCATACAAGGTATGACTTGTGCGGCGTGTTCGGCTCGAATTGAAAAAGTGTTGAATAAGATGGACGGAGTCGAAGCGACGGTCAACCTTCCGCTTGAAACAGCCACGATTCGTGTCGATGAAGGGATTACGGAAGAAGAGCTGATTGCTCGAATCGAGAAGATTGGATACGGTGCTGAACCGAAAGTCGAGATGGCGCCCTCGCATGATTTACGTCCTTTACAACGTAAGGTCATCATCTCTGCGCTGTTGTCGGCACCACTTCTATTGGTGATGTTGACTCATATCCCGGGTCTCGGGTTCCAAGCCGACTGGTTGATGAGTCCCTGGTGGCAATTCGCCCTTGCGACACCTGTCCAGTTTTGGATTGGCGCACAGTTTTATCAAGGTGCGTATAAGAGTTTGAAGAGCGGATCGGCGAACATGGACGTGCTCGTCGCGACGGGGACGTCTGCCGCATACTTTTATTCCATCTTTGAAATGATTGTACACCCGATGAATCCACATCTTTATTTTGAAACAAGTGCAGTCCTCATCACGCTTGTCTTACTTGGGAAGTGGTTAGAAGGACGGGCGAAAGAGAAGACGACCGATGCGTTGAAATCACTCTTATCGCTTCAGGCGAAAGAGGCGATCCTCTTTGTCGATGGTGAAGAACGGTCTGTTGCCGTTGAACTCGTCAAAGTAGGAGACGTTCTCGTCGTGCGTCCGGGAGAGAAAATTCCGGTCGATGGACGAATCATTGATGGAGAGACAGTTATTGATGAATCGATGTTGACAGGAGAATCGATTCCAGCGGAGAAGACGGTCGACGCCGAAGTCGTCGGCGGGACGATCAATCAGTCCCATCGCATTCTCATGCGGGCGGAACGTGTCGGTAAAGAAACGATGCTCGCTCAAATTGTACGCGTCGTCGAGCAGGCGCAAACCGACAAGGCACCGATTCAACGGCAGGCCGACCGCATCTCCGGTGTGTTTGTGCCAGTCGTCGTAGCAATCAGTGTCGTCACGTTCGTAGTATGGGCGTTTCTCTTGAACGATATCGATACGGCGATTCGGGCGTCGATTGCTGTACTCGTCATTGCGTGTCCGTGTGCGCTCGGTTTGGCGACGCCGACATCCATCATGGTCGGGACGGGACGAGCGGCGGAACAAGGTGTCTTGTTTAAAGGTGGAGGGCAACTTGAATCGCTAAATGAAGCGAATATCGTTGTATTTGATAAGACTGGGACATTGACGAACGGAACGCCGGAAGTGGTCGAAACATTCGGAGACGAAGCGGTCCTCAAACGGGCTGTGATGGCAGAACGGCAATCGACGCATCCTTTGGCAGCTGCGATTGGTCGTGAAGCAGGCGATGGTGTCGTGACGAAAGTGGAAGAGTTAGCCGGACGAGGTGTCAAAGCGGTCGTTGATGGGATAGAACTCACCATCGGGTCTGTCCGAATGATGGAGGAACTCGGATACAAATTGCCGGATTGGTCGATGCGGGCGATGACCCCGGTCTATGTCGCGGATGAGAGCGGAATTGTCGCGGCGTTCGGACTACAAGATCAATTGAAGCCGAAAAGTCGTGATGTTGTGCAGGCACTCAGTCAAACCCGCAAGGTGTATGTTTTGACCGGAGACCGGAAAGAAGTCGCATATGCGATTGCCGACGAACTCGGCATACCGAATCGTCAAGTCATCGCCGAAGTACTTCCTGTCGAGAAGGCAGATCAGATCGAACAATTGAAGCAATCCGGTCGTGTGGCTATGGTAGGGGATGGCATGAACGATGCCCCTGCCCTTGCGGTGGCAGACGTCGGCATCGCATTCGGAAGTGGCACAGATGTCGCTCTCGAGGCGGCGGATGTTACAATTGTAGGGCAAGACATTGAAGGCGTGAGTCGGGCGATGAATATGAGCCGCTTGACGATGAAAAACATTCGTCAAAATCTGTTTTGGGCCCTCGCCTATAATAGTCTTGGCATACCGGTTGCGGCAGCTGGATTACTTGCCCCATGGATTGCCGGTGCAGCGATGGCGTTCAGTTCGGTATCTGTCGTCTTGAACGCATTAAGATTAAAAACTCAAGGAGGATCATCATGA
- a CDS encoding metal-sensitive transcriptional regulator, with protein MDEFLHDQPLVPRDDAEREALGKRLKRIEGQVRGIQKMVESDRYCVDILTQTSAIQAALKQVEMQLLERHMRKCLVHASETENMEPYIDELMTIVSRIKK; from the coding sequence ATGGATGAATTTTTGCATGACCAACCACTCGTTCCGCGTGATGACGCTGAACGTGAGGCACTCGGGAAACGTCTAAAACGAATTGAAGGACAAGTCCGGGGAATTCAAAAAATGGTGGAGAGCGATCGTTACTGTGTCGACATTTTGACACAGACATCCGCTATTCAAGCCGCTCTCAAGCAAGTCGAGATGCAACTGTTAGAGCGTCACATGCGCAAGTGTTTGGTTCACGCAAGCGAGACGGAAAACATGGAACCTTACATTGATGAATTGATGACGATTGTCAGCCGCATCAAAAAATAA
- a CDS encoding long-chain-fatty-acid--CoA ligase, giving the protein MANLVKSLQEVVDAHPQKAAYVFGEDTVSYGQFYGQVKAMASTLEQKGIGQGDHVALVLGNSPAFLITYFAVLSRGGVVIPINPTYTPDEMAYILLDGDVKGIVGLSPLVAQAEATLSKLPELKIVISVPYADVPALKREGEIEFIPFAESFAASEGTFVEVDEEEVAVILYTSGTTGKPKGALLTHRNLFSNAHSIGEYLDITPEDKALAALPMFHVFCLTVIVNAPLLRGATIVILPKFSPQDVFDLVPKHRVTLFAGVPTMYNFLLQTAMKVPAYTSALKHVRVFVSGGASLPVQLLESFEQMFECKILEGYGLSEASPVTCFNPLHGERKAGSIGPSIVHVENKVVDELGEEVGVGEVGELVVRGPNVMKGYYKLPEETMMTLRDGWLYTGDLARRDEDGYFYIVDRKKDMVIVGGYNVYPREVEEVLYQHPDIVEAAVIGVPDAEQGEAVKAFVVTKHEGVTKEDIRAYTQTKLAKYKQPTYLEIIEELPRNTTGKILRTVLKSEAFQNS; this is encoded by the coding sequence ATGGCAAACTTAGTCAAGTCACTACAGGAAGTAGTGGACGCTCACCCGCAGAAAGCGGCGTATGTGTTTGGGGAAGACACGGTGAGTTACGGACAGTTTTATGGGCAAGTCAAGGCGATGGCGTCGACACTTGAACAAAAAGGAATCGGACAAGGGGATCATGTCGCTCTCGTCCTCGGCAATAGCCCTGCGTTCTTGATTACGTACTTCGCCGTGTTGTCACGTGGAGGGGTCGTCATTCCGATCAACCCTACATACACGCCGGATGAGATGGCTTACATTTTGCTCGATGGGGACGTAAAAGGGATTGTTGGGTTGTCGCCGCTCGTCGCACAGGCAGAAGCGACACTCTCGAAGTTGCCTGAATTGAAGATTGTCATCTCGGTGCCATATGCCGACGTTCCGGCATTGAAACGTGAAGGTGAGATTGAATTTATCCCATTTGCGGAATCGTTTGCTGCATCGGAAGGAACATTCGTCGAAGTGGATGAAGAGGAGGTCGCTGTCATTCTCTATACGAGTGGAACGACCGGAAAGCCGAAAGGGGCTCTTTTGACTCATCGAAATTTGTTCTCGAATGCGCATTCCATTGGAGAGTACTTGGACATCACGCCTGAAGATAAAGCGTTAGCGGCATTGCCGATGTTCCATGTCTTCTGTTTGACAGTTATCGTCAACGCGCCGCTTCTTCGTGGTGCGACGATTGTCATCTTACCGAAGTTCTCGCCACAAGACGTATTCGACTTAGTACCAAAGCACCGTGTGACATTATTTGCTGGCGTACCAACAATGTATAATTTCTTGCTGCAGACAGCGATGAAGGTACCAGCTTACACCTCTGCTCTAAAACATGTCCGCGTTTTCGTTTCAGGTGGAGCGAGTTTACCGGTTCAATTGCTCGAATCATTTGAGCAGATGTTCGAGTGTAAGATTCTAGAAGGGTATGGTCTGTCAGAGGCGTCACCGGTCACATGCTTCAATCCGCTCCACGGTGAACGAAAAGCTGGATCGATTGGACCTTCCATCGTTCATGTGGAAAACAAAGTCGTCGACGAGCTTGGGGAAGAAGTCGGCGTCGGTGAAGTCGGAGAATTGGTTGTACGAGGACCAAACGTCATGAAAGGATATTATAAGCTGCCGGAAGAGACGATGATGACGCTCCGAGATGGCTGGCTCTATACGGGAGACTTAGCGCGACGTGATGAGGATGGTTACTTCTATATCGTCGACCGTAAAAAGGATATGGTCATCGTCGGAGGCTATAACGTATACCCTCGAGAGGTAGAAGAAGTGTTGTATCAACATCCTGACATCGTTGAAGCGGCAGTGATTGGTGTGCCGGATGCCGAGCAAGGGGAAGCGGTGAAGGCGTTTGTCGTCACGAAACATGAAGGAGTGACGAAAGAAGATATTCGTGCTTACACCCAAACAAAATTGGCGAAATACAAACAACCGACTTACCTCGAAATCATTGAAGAACTTCCGCGAAATACGACCGGCAAGATTTTACGTACCGTCTTAAAGAGCGAAGCGTTTCAAAATAGTTGA
- a CDS encoding PTS sugar transporter subunit IIA, giving the protein MYRMLSEWMDASRMWVTEQATFERAVKAVGLELERKDMVDSSFTRVILDQETIIPSGVSDVAIPVAVIDVPLSISKRDGISLLHLMNPCEVKTITGEKIHAKAILLITATSEPQKQMYHKLIDDLLMDDEALQALVHIQSRAGMFHLQTNFLEAFSY; this is encoded by the coding sequence ATGTATCGGATGCTTAGTGAATGGATGGATGCGAGTCGTATGTGGGTGACGGAGCAAGCGACATTTGAACGAGCTGTCAAGGCGGTAGGTCTAGAGTTAGAACGAAAAGATATGGTCGATTCTTCATTTACACGGGTGATTCTCGATCAGGAGACGATTATTCCTTCCGGGGTGAGCGATGTCGCGATTCCGGTAGCTGTCATTGACGTGCCTCTCTCCATTTCAAAACGAGACGGCATTTCACTCCTTCACCTAATGAACCCGTGCGAAGTAAAGACGATCACCGGAGAAAAGATTCATGCAAAGGCCATTCTTTTGATTACGGCTACGAGTGAACCCCAAAAGCAGATGTATCATAAGTTGATTGATGATTTACTGATGGACGATGAGGCACTACAAGCGCTCGTTCATATCCAAAGTCGTGCCGGTATGTTTCATTTGCAGACGAACTTTTTGGAAGCGTTTTCTTATTGA
- a CDS encoding lipoate--protein ligase yields MKFIFNPDIRDPKLNLAVEEYILKHLNVDHEDYFLFYINGPSIIIGKNQNTSEEINLKYIEENGIDVVRRLSGGGAVYHDEGNLNFSFITKDDGNSFNNYKKFTQPIVDALRNLGVEAELTGRNDIQVGERKISGNAQFTTRGRMFSHGTLMFNSNIEEVVNSLNVSEEKMRSKGIKSVRSRVANITEFLEREMEMQHFVEALLHSIYDGEQPERYVLRDEDWEIVHDISKERYANWDWNFGKSPKFDVESKRRFPIGTIDVRLNVNKGTITEAKIYGDFFGVGDIQDVEQALVGTRFERAAIREQLMTLDLKHYFGNVELEELVDLIS; encoded by the coding sequence GTGAAATTTATTTTTAATCCAGATATCCGCGATCCGAAGCTTAACTTGGCGGTTGAAGAGTATATCTTAAAACACTTGAACGTAGATCATGAAGATTATTTCCTGTTCTACATCAATGGACCCTCGATTATCATTGGGAAAAACCAAAACACATCGGAAGAAATCAACTTGAAGTATATCGAAGAGAACGGTATCGATGTCGTTCGACGTCTCTCTGGTGGGGGTGCCGTCTATCACGATGAAGGAAACTTGAACTTCAGCTTCATCACAAAAGACGATGGCAACTCGTTCAATAACTATAAGAAGTTTACACAACCCATCGTTGATGCGTTACGTAACCTAGGTGTCGAGGCAGAGCTGACGGGTCGTAACGATATTCAGGTCGGCGAGCGTAAAATCAGCGGAAACGCCCAATTTACGACGCGTGGACGCATGTTCAGTCATGGGACGCTCATGTTCAATTCGAACATTGAAGAAGTCGTCAACTCACTTAACGTCTCTGAAGAAAAGATGCGCTCAAAAGGAATCAAGTCTGTTCGCAGTCGTGTCGCGAACATCACTGAATTTTTAGAGCGCGAGATGGAGATGCAACACTTCGTCGAGGCGTTACTCCATTCGATTTATGATGGAGAGCAGCCGGAGCGTTACGTTCTACGTGATGAGGACTGGGAAATCGTTCATGATATCTCGAAAGAGCGCTATGCGAACTGGGACTGGAACTTTGGGAAATCTCCGAAGTTCGACGTCGAGTCAAAACGCCGTTTCCCAATCGGGACGATCGACGTCCGCTTGAACGTGAACAAAGGGACGATCACAGAAGCGAAGATTTATGGTGACTTCTTCGGTGTCGGTGACATCCAAGACGTCGAGCAAGCGCTCGTTGGGACTCGTTTCGAACGTGCTGCCATCCGTGAACAGTTAATGACGCTCGATTTAAAACATTACTTTGGAAATGTCGAGCTCGAGGAATTGGTTGATTTGATTAGTTAA
- a CDS encoding HAD family hydrolase, translated as MATYKLFVSDMDGTILHNHTTIAKETAEIVREAEAAGIRFAIATGRNYVNAKQILDEVGLSCPIVSSNGGRVLDTSGEILHEIDLTIEEALQVIDVLHQDDKYADVFYEIYTEAGLVASRGDLIEASMKNLKANGDDRSLERYEFFKNRYYVNEDVKIVDDIENFIRKEAGRVYKFIAFSSHFEKMSTLWKEIEAQVGGVYVTSSGNDNIEVMAHGADKGNGVSKLAEHYGIDLSEVVVIGDNLNDVPMFKVAGKAIAMGNSHEELIAISDHVTERHNEYGVANALKRVMTGEWS; from the coding sequence ATGGCAACGTATAAACTTTTTGTATCAGACATGGACGGTACGATTTTGCACAACCACACCACTATCGCGAAGGAAACGGCTGAAATCGTTCGTGAGGCAGAAGCAGCGGGGATTCGGTTTGCGATTGCGACGGGGCGCAATTATGTGAATGCGAAACAAATCTTGGATGAGGTCGGACTTTCTTGCCCGATTGTCTCGTCGAATGGGGGACGTGTGCTCGACACGTCGGGAGAAATCCTTCATGAAATCGATTTAACGATTGAAGAGGCACTTCAAGTCATTGATGTTCTTCATCAAGATGACAAATATGCGGACGTTTTTTACGAGATCTACACGGAAGCTGGGCTTGTTGCGAGCCGTGGTGACTTGATTGAGGCGTCGATGAAGAACTTGAAAGCGAATGGTGACGACCGCTCGCTTGAGAGGTACGAATTCTTCAAAAACCGTTATTACGTCAATGAAGATGTGAAGATTGTTGATGATATCGAGAACTTTATTCGTAAAGAAGCGGGACGTGTCTATAAGTTCATTGCGTTCTCGAGTCATTTTGAGAAAATGTCAACTCTGTGGAAAGAAATCGAAGCTCAAGTCGGAGGTGTGTATGTCACGTCTTCGGGCAATGACAACATCGAAGTGATGGCACATGGTGCGGATAAAGGTAACGGTGTATCGAAGCTCGCTGAACATTACGGCATCGATCTATCTGAAGTCGTCGTCATCGGTGATAACTTGAACGATGTACCGATGTTTAAAGTTGCCGGCAAAGCGATTGCGATGGGTAACAGCCATGAAGAACTGATTGCCATCAGTGATCACGTCACAGAACGGCACAATGAATACGGGGTGGCCAACGCCTTGAAACGAGTCATGACAGGTGAGTGGAGCTAA
- the hemG gene encoding protoporphyrinogen oxidase, translating into MRKFTIVGGGITGLTAAFYAERYLPEDVTITLLEATDRLGGKIDTYETGEFAVERGPDSYVFRKTAMTELIEDVGLGDELVRNGVGQAYVLHHDGLHPIPKQTVMGIPLDVNAFRETTLLSEEEHEDLKRMLLSPPKVETPDSDVSLGLYLRERVGDPIVDRLIEPLLSGIYAGDIDQMSAMSTFPQFIEGEQKYGNLYEGMRHLRPEQRVAEVGAKKVGQFASLQRGLKSLTDRLAERLERTEVIFNCSVEQVSEREEGYRLFTTRGDIDTDHLVLTVPPRLIRQFLPKVDSDFLADMKPHATATCSLVFKEEDIELPFVGTGFVASQEADVTITACTFIDQKWPHAVPEGYHVLRVFLGRPGADEIVEASDEDIIETALHDLQGLMRIHREPVQTVVSRLRDGLPPYAVFHADRVKALRAEIGRVYPGVILAGIAYDGIGMPDCVKSVREQVKALGEKVEI; encoded by the coding sequence ATGCGTAAATTCACGATTGTCGGTGGTGGGATCACAGGTCTCACCGCCGCTTTTTATGCGGAGCGTTATTTGCCGGAAGACGTGACCATCACGTTGCTCGAGGCGACAGATCGCCTCGGTGGAAAGATTGATACGTATGAAACAGGAGAATTTGCGGTGGAACGTGGTCCGGATTCGTACGTCTTTCGAAAGACTGCGATGACGGAATTAATTGAAGACGTCGGCTTAGGGGATGAACTCGTTCGAAACGGTGTCGGACAGGCTTACGTCCTTCATCATGACGGACTCCATCCAATCCCGAAACAGACGGTAATGGGGATTCCGCTAGACGTCAACGCGTTTCGTGAGACGACGTTGCTCTCGGAGGAAGAGCACGAGGACTTGAAGCGGATGTTGCTGTCACCACCAAAAGTAGAGACGCCAGACTCGGACGTCTCACTCGGCCTCTACCTTCGTGAACGTGTCGGAGACCCGATCGTCGACCGATTGATTGAACCGTTACTCTCTGGTATCTATGCTGGAGATATCGATCAAATGAGTGCGATGTCGACGTTCCCGCAGTTCATCGAAGGAGAACAGAAATACGGGAACTTATACGAAGGGATGCGGCATTTACGTCCTGAACAGCGGGTAGCTGAAGTTGGTGCGAAGAAAGTCGGTCAGTTCGCCTCATTGCAGCGGGGGCTAAAATCGCTCACAGATCGACTCGCTGAACGATTGGAGCGGACCGAGGTCATTTTTAATTGCTCCGTCGAACAAGTGTCCGAGCGTGAAGAAGGATATCGATTGTTTACAACGCGTGGTGATATCGATACGGACCATCTCGTGTTGACGGTGCCGCCCCGTCTCATTCGTCAATTCCTCCCGAAAGTCGATAGTGACTTTTTGGCAGATATGAAGCCACATGCGACAGCGACCTGTTCTTTAGTCTTCAAAGAAGAAGACATCGAGCTTCCGTTTGTCGGAACCGGATTCGTCGCGAGTCAGGAAGCGGATGTAACGATTACAGCGTGTACGTTCATCGACCAGAAATGGCCACACGCTGTACCAGAAGGATATCACGTCCTCCGCGTCTTTTTAGGTCGCCCCGGAGCAGATGAAATCGTTGAAGCGTCTGATGAGGACATTATCGAGACGGCACTACACGACCTTCAAGGTCTCATGCGCATTCATCGTGAACCGGTTCAGACGGTTGTCAGTCGACTCCGTGATGGTTTGCCCCCGTATGCGGTCTTTCACGCTGACCGTGTCAAGGCGCTGCGTGCCGAGATAGGCCGTGTGTATCCAGGGGTCATTCTCGCTGGAATCGCCTATGACGGAATCGGAATGCCGGACTGTGTGAAGAGTGTAAGAGAACAAGTGAAGGCATTGGGCGAAAAGGTTGAGATTTGA